From Selenomonas sp. AB3002, one genomic window encodes:
- a CDS encoding PolC-type DNA polymerase III — protein sequence MQKYRIVPKQGNLLWELVQGMRLEPEQKELFKNSAIQHVEVQGSSWEIAMISQSLIPEGLLADASAHIAQKCQLGEVIFYQDVVNLEDELNKVWGKLINMSADGNATVFQLLKRSKHSVDGSQVVLDVPGELAGEIMRAHAVTQMMGKAIKKLLGFSCHVICNASDEVLPDIEVDCAFNTPDYVQAVRNERQESAVHESATNYSQPVKASEASAAKPQEKKEAAKKPAPRAGQQKPVVIQGAGKLIFGRGVMGESMPIAELEGESKNVILEGTLLSLKTMEFKTGTKMLTFALADNTNGISCKKFFKPKKGNSEEEDFEQIAASLKEGMEVRVRGSVRFDTYMNEYALFVDSLAKKDKAKREDHAEVKRVELHAHTTMSSMDAVVSVKDLIKTAASWGWPAIAVTDHGVVQAFPDAAKTVKENKLDIKVIYGMEGYLVGDDFEQKRANHIILLAKDPNGLRNLYQLVSLSHLKYFHRQPRLPKSIIQEYRQGLLIGSACEAGELIRAIVAGNNDDELMEIVEFYDYLEIQPIHNNDFLKRKDEFANVNTDDDLRKINLKVAELAKKAGKLLVATCDVHFLNPDDSIYRAILMKGKGFDDAEMQPPLYLRTTEEMLAEFSYLGEEEAYAAVVENPRKISEMIEKFKPIPDDLYSPMIPGADEEIRSMSYNKAKYMYGDNLPEIVEARLQQELKPIIGHGFSVLYLIAQRLVKKSNDDGYLVGSRGSVGSSFIATMTGITEVNPLPPHYRCPHCQYSHFINDGSVGCGYDLPDKECPVCGTRLLKDGHDIPFAVFLGFDGDKVPDIDLNFSGVYQPVAHKYTEILFGKDNVYKAGSIQTVADKTAFGYVKKFFEEKGERRHIAYIDRMAKGCMGVKSTTGQHPAGIMVVPRNMDVHFFTPIQHPANDMNCGIITTHFDYHSISSRLVKLDILGHDDPTVIKMLEDLTNRDPKTIPFDDPATMSLFNCTDALGLTPEELGATSGTFGIPEFRTPFTRQMIDDTHPDCFSDLVRISGFSHGTDVWLGNAQDLIRSGQCTLKNAISARDDIMMYLIHNGIEPLLSFKTMEKVRKGKGIAEDVVEKLRAGGIPEWYIESCQKIKYLFPRAHATAYVMMAYRIAFCKVHYPLAYYAAYFSIRADEFDANVVSRGKDFVKQQIDELEAISKEQKLDAKQNATLIVLQLAWELYLRGFDCQLVDIYRSDAEKFIIEGDSLLPPLASLAGMGTKAAQGIVEARKNGVFTSIENLRRRSGISKTNIEILRDHGCLAGMSESDQVSLFG from the coding sequence ATGCAGAAGTATCGGATTGTGCCCAAGCAGGGGAATCTCCTTTGGGAATTGGTCCAGGGAATGAGGCTGGAGCCTGAGCAGAAGGAGCTCTTCAAGAACAGTGCCATACAGCATGTAGAGGTGCAGGGATCCAGCTGGGAGATTGCCATGATTTCCCAGAGCCTGATACCTGAAGGCCTTCTGGCAGACGCTTCGGCCCATATCGCTCAAAAGTGCCAGTTGGGGGAAGTGATCTTCTACCAGGATGTGGTAAACCTGGAAGATGAGCTGAACAAGGTCTGGGGGAAGCTCATCAATATGTCTGCCGATGGCAATGCCACGGTATTCCAGCTCCTGAAGCGCTCCAAACACAGTGTGGACGGCAGCCAGGTGGTGCTGGACGTACCCGGTGAGCTGGCAGGGGAAATCATGCGGGCCCATGCGGTAACCCAGATGATGGGCAAGGCCATCAAGAAGCTGCTGGGCTTCTCCTGCCATGTCATCTGCAATGCCAGCGACGAGGTGCTGCCGGATATAGAGGTGGACTGCGCCTTCAATACCCCTGACTATGTGCAGGCGGTGAGAAATGAGCGGCAGGAGTCTGCTGTGCATGAGAGTGCCACAAACTACAGCCAGCCTGTCAAGGCATCTGAGGCCAGTGCTGCCAAGCCCCAGGAGAAGAAGGAAGCTGCCAAGAAACCTGCACCCAGGGCTGGGCAGCAGAAGCCTGTGGTCATACAGGGGGCGGGCAAGCTCATCTTTGGCCGTGGTGTCATGGGCGAGTCCATGCCCATTGCCGAGCTGGAGGGCGAATCCAAGAACGTCATCCTGGAAGGTACGCTGCTGTCTCTCAAGACCATGGAATTCAAGACCGGCACCAAGATGCTGACCTTTGCCCTGGCAGATAACACCAACGGCATCAGCTGCAAGAAGTTCTTCAAGCCCAAAAAGGGCAACAGCGAGGAGGAGGACTTCGAGCAGATTGCAGCTTCCCTGAAAGAGGGCATGGAGGTGCGTGTCCGGGGCTCTGTCCGCTTTGATACCTACATGAATGAGTATGCCCTTTTCGTGGACAGCCTGGCGAAGAAGGACAAGGCCAAGCGTGAGGATCATGCCGAGGTGAAGCGGGTGGAGCTTCATGCCCATACTACCATGAGCAGCATGGATGCCGTGGTGTCCGTTAAGGATCTCATCAAGACCGCTGCCTCCTGGGGCTGGCCTGCCATTGCCGTTACTGACCACGGCGTGGTGCAGGCTTTTCCTGATGCCGCCAAGACCGTGAAGGAAAACAAGCTGGACATCAAGGTCATCTACGGCATGGAAGGCTATCTGGTAGGTGATGACTTCGAGCAGAAGCGGGCCAACCATATTATCCTTTTGGCCAAAGACCCCAATGGCCTGCGCAACCTCTATCAGCTGGTTTCCCTGTCCCATCTCAAATATTTCCATCGTCAGCCCAGGCTGCCCAAGTCCATCATCCAGGAATACCGGCAGGGGCTGCTCATCGGCTCTGCCTGCGAGGCGGGGGAGCTGATCCGGGCCATTGTGGCGGGCAACAATGATGATGAGCTCATGGAAATCGTGGAGTTCTACGATTATCTGGAAATCCAGCCCATCCACAATAATGACTTCCTGAAGCGCAAAGACGAATTTGCCAATGTGAATACCGATGATGACCTGAGGAAAATCAATCTCAAGGTGGCAGAACTGGCGAAAAAGGCCGGCAAGCTGCTGGTGGCCACCTGCGACGTGCATTTCCTGAATCCTGATGATTCTATTTACCGTGCCATCCTCATGAAGGGCAAGGGCTTTGATGATGCGGAGATGCAGCCGCCCCTTTACCTGCGCACTACGGAAGAAATGCTGGCAGAGTTCTCCTATCTGGGAGAAGAAGAGGCTTATGCGGCGGTGGTGGAGAATCCCCGGAAGATCAGCGAGATGATAGAGAAGTTCAAGCCTATCCCCGATGACCTCTATTCTCCCATGATTCCGGGGGCGGACGAAGAAATCCGCTCCATGTCCTACAACAAGGCCAAATACATGTATGGGGATAATTTGCCAGAAATCGTGGAAGCAAGATTGCAGCAGGAGCTCAAGCCCATCATCGGCCACGGCTTCTCCGTGCTGTATCTCATTGCCCAGCGGCTGGTAAAGAAGTCGAATGATGACGGCTATCTGGTAGGCTCCCGTGGCTCTGTGGGTTCTTCCTTCATAGCCACCATGACGGGCATCACGGAGGTCAATCCTCTGCCGCCGCACTACCGCTGCCCCCACTGCCAGTACAGCCACTTCATCAATGACGGCTCCGTAGGCTGCGGTTACGACCTGCCTGACAAGGAGTGTCCTGTCTGCGGCACCAGGCTCCTGAAGGACGGCCATGATATTCCCTTTGCGGTGTTCCTGGGGTTTGACGGGGACAAGGTGCCTGATATCGACCTGAACTTCTCCGGCGTCTATCAGCCTGTGGCCCATAAGTACACGGAAATCCTCTTCGGCAAGGACAATGTCTACAAGGCAGGCTCTATCCAGACTGTGGCGGACAAGACCGCCTTCGGCTATGTGAAGAAGTTCTTCGAGGAAAAGGGGGAGAGACGTCACATCGCCTATATTGACCGCATGGCCAAGGGCTGCATGGGTGTCAAGAGCACCACCGGGCAGCACCCGGCAGGCATCATGGTTGTGCCCCGCAATATGGACGTGCATTTCTTTACCCCCATCCAGCACCCTGCCAATGATATGAACTGCGGCATCATCACCACCCACTTCGACTATCACTCCATCAGCAGCCGTCTGGTCAAGCTGGATATACTGGGACACGATGATCCCACGGTGATAAAGATGTTGGAGGATCTCACCAACCGGGACCCCAAGACCATACCCTTCGATGACCCGGCCACCATGTCACTCTTCAATTGCACGGATGCCCTGGGGCTTACCCCGGAGGAGCTTGGGGCCACCTCCGGCACCTTCGGCATTCCCGAGTTCCGCACTCCCTTTACCCGGCAGATGATAGATGATACCCATCCGGACTGCTTCTCAGACCTGGTGCGCATCTCCGGTTTCTCCCACGGTACGGACGTGTGGCTTGGCAATGCCCAGGACCTCATACGCAGCGGCCAGTGCACGCTGAAAAACGCCATCTCGGCCCGTGACGATATCATGATGTACCTGATTCACAATGGCATCGAGCCCCTGCTTTCCTTCAAGACCATGGAGAAGGTGCGCAAGGGGAAGGGGATAGCAGAGGATGTGGTGGAAAAACTCAGGGCAGGTGGCATACCCGAGTGGTATATCGAATCCTGCCAGAAAATCAAGTACCTTTTCCCCCGTGCCCATGCTACGGCTTACGTCATGATGGCTTACCGCATAGCTTTCTGCAAGGTGCACTATCCCCTGGCTTACTATGCAGCGTATTTCTCCATTCGCGCAGACGAGTTTGATGCCAACGTGGTGTCCCGGGGCAAGGACTTTGTGAAGCAGCAAATCGATGAACTGGAGGCAATCTCCAAAGAGCAGAAGCTTGATGCCAAGCAGAACGCCACCCTGATTGTGCTGCAGCTGGCCTGGGAACTTTATCTCCGGGGCTTTGACTGCCAGCTGGTGGACATCTACCGCAGCGATGCGGAAAAGTTCATCATCGAGGGTGATTCCCTGCTGCCTCCTCTGGCTTCTTTGGCAGGCATGGGGACCAAGGCAGCTCAGGGCATTGTGGAGGCCAGGAAGAACGGCGTCTTTACTTCCATAGAGAATCTGCGCCGCCGTTCAGGCATTTCCAAGACCAATATCGAAATCCTGCGTGACCACGGGTGCCTGGCAGGCATGAGTGAAAGCGACCAGGTTTCCCTGTTTGGGTGA
- a CDS encoding aspartate-semialdehyde dehydrogenase, producing the protein MKKYNVAILGATGAVGKEFLNLIEERNFPFAELKMLASKRSAGKVINFMGKDYTVEETTADSFKGVDIALFAGGAASQEFAPAAVKAGAVVIDNSSAFRMDPEVPLVVPEVNPEDIAKHKGIIANPNCTTAILLMALKPLHDIGHVKRLIISTYQAASGAGKEGMEELEIESQQLAKGEAVEPKIFPVGKLPKHYQLAFNAIPQVDVFLENGYTKEEMKMVNETRKILHEPNMPVTATTVRIPVYRSHAESITVEFDKKVTLEAARAAIDKFPGVILRDNTAEQVYPMPLDTSGKNDVEVGRLRYDESVENGLNFWVCGDQIRKGAALNALQIAEYMIEHDMV; encoded by the coding sequence ATGAAAAAGTATAATGTAGCAATCTTGGGCGCAACCGGCGCTGTTGGCAAGGAATTCCTGAATCTCATTGAAGAACGCAATTTTCCTTTTGCAGAGCTGAAGATGCTGGCTTCCAAGCGTTCTGCGGGCAAGGTGATAAACTTCATGGGCAAGGATTACACCGTGGAAGAAACCACGGCTGACTCCTTCAAGGGTGTGGATATTGCTCTCTTTGCCGGCGGTGCTGCCAGCCAGGAATTTGCGCCTGCTGCTGTCAAGGCTGGTGCTGTGGTTATTGACAATTCCAGCGCCTTCCGCATGGATCCTGAGGTGCCTTTGGTAGTGCCCGAGGTGAACCCTGAGGATATTGCCAAGCACAAGGGCATCATTGCCAACCCCAACTGCACCACCGCTATCCTTCTGATGGCCCTGAAGCCCCTTCATGATATCGGCCATGTGAAGCGCCTGATCATCTCCACTTATCAGGCAGCCTCCGGTGCCGGCAAGGAAGGCATGGAGGAACTGGAAATCGAGTCCCAGCAGCTGGCCAAAGGTGAGGCTGTTGAGCCTAAGATTTTCCCCGTGGGCAAGCTGCCCAAGCATTATCAGCTGGCCTTCAATGCCATTCCCCAGGTGGATGTGTTCCTGGAGAATGGCTATACCAAGGAAGAGATGAAGATGGTCAACGAGACCCGCAAGATCCTCCACGAGCCCAACATGCCTGTGACGGCTACCACCGTGCGCATTCCTGTTTACCGTAGCCATGCCGAGTCCATTACGGTAGAGTTTGACAAGAAGGTAACTTTGGAAGCTGCCAGGGCCGCCATCGACAAGTTCCCCGGCGTGATCCTCCGTGACAATACTGCTGAGCAGGTCTATCCCATGCCCCTGGATACTTCCGGCAAGAACGATGTGGAAGTGGGCCGCCTGCGCTATGACGAGTCCGTTGAAAATGGCTTGAACTTCTGGGTTTGCGGTGACCAGATCCGCAAGGGGGCTGCACTCAACGCCCTGCAGATAGCTGAATACATGATTGAGCATGATATGGTGTGA
- the dapB gene encoding 4-hydroxy-tetrahydrodipicolinate reductase: MLKVLVNGACGRMGQMVVKTVLADEEMELVAAVDIKAQEDVGAVVGAGKCGVAVSDNLDKALEDSGAEVMIDFTRPDVVYGNVMTALKHHVSPVVGTTGLSKEQQEEIRQAAEKENTPAFIAPNFAIGAVLLMVLSAQAAKYMPEVEIIELHHDKKLDAPSGTAVQTANMIAEVRKAHVQGNPDEKEKEGYEGARGADQEGMHIHSVRLPGYIASQEVIFGGLGQTLTLRHDTTSRESFMPGVALAAKKVRSLKGLTIGLDKLL, from the coding sequence TTGCTTAAAGTATTGGTAAATGGCGCCTGTGGGCGCATGGGGCAGATGGTAGTCAAGACCGTGCTGGCCGATGAGGAAATGGAACTTGTCGCGGCTGTTGACATCAAGGCCCAGGAAGATGTGGGCGCAGTGGTTGGCGCCGGGAAATGCGGTGTGGCTGTCAGCGACAATCTGGATAAGGCTCTGGAGGATTCCGGGGCTGAGGTGATGATTGATTTCACCCGTCCTGATGTGGTGTATGGCAATGTGATGACGGCTTTGAAGCATCATGTGTCTCCTGTGGTGGGCACCACGGGGCTCAGCAAGGAACAGCAGGAGGAAATCAGGCAGGCAGCGGAAAAAGAGAACACGCCTGCCTTTATCGCTCCCAACTTTGCCATCGGTGCAGTGCTGCTGATGGTTCTCTCCGCCCAGGCTGCCAAGTATATGCCGGAGGTGGAGATCATCGAGCTGCATCATGACAAGAAGCTTGATGCTCCTTCCGGCACGGCTGTGCAGACGGCCAATATGATTGCCGAAGTCAGGAAGGCTCATGTGCAGGGCAATCCTGATGAGAAGGAAAAGGAAGGCTATGAGGGGGCCAGAGGTGCTGACCAGGAGGGCATGCACATCCACAGTGTGCGCCTGCCGGGCTATATCGCCAGCCAGGAGGTCATCTTTGGCGGACTGGGCCAGACCCTGACTCTTCGCCACGATACCACCAGCCGCGAGTCTTTCATGCCCGGGGTGGCACTGGCTGCCAAGAAAGTCAGGAGCCTCAAGGGGCTTACCATAGGGCTGGATAAATTGCTCTAA
- the ybaK gene encoding Cys-tRNA(Pro) deacylase, whose product MAKKKQQKTNAARILDRLGIDYELKEYEVDESDLSAVHVAASVGMPIERVYKTLVARGDKHGIVMAVIQGDLELDLKALAAASGNKRVEMVHLKEVFALTGYIRGGCSPLGAKKEYPVYLDARARAQETIAISAGKRGEQIILKPDDLVSATAATVAQIAR is encoded by the coding sequence ATGGCAAAGAAAAAACAGCAAAAGACCAACGCTGCCCGTATCCTGGACAGGTTGGGCATTGACTATGAACTGAAGGAATACGAGGTAGACGAGTCAGACCTCTCTGCTGTTCACGTGGCAGCTTCTGTGGGCATGCCCATTGAGCGGGTCTATAAGACCCTGGTGGCCAGGGGAGACAAGCATGGGATTGTCATGGCCGTCATACAGGGAGATCTGGAACTTGACCTGAAAGCTCTGGCAGCAGCCTCTGGCAATAAGCGGGTAGAGATGGTGCATCTGAAGGAGGTTTTTGCCCTTACCGGCTATATCCGAGGCGGCTGTTCTCCTTTGGGGGCCAAGAAGGAATACCCTGTTTACCTTGATGCGAGGGCCCGGGCTCAGGAAACTATAGCTATCAGCGCCGGCAAGCGGGGAGAGCAGATTATCCTGAAACCAGATGATCTGGTTTCAGCTACTGCTGCCACTGTGGCCCAAATTGCCAGATGA
- the nadE gene encoding NAD(+) synthase: MLKIAMAQMEVIPGRPDLNTGKILQMMEDARQEGTDLVIFPEMSVPGYLLGDTWEQSSFLADCESYGEDIIAATKDTELTIIFGNIAVDWKKKNNDGRVRKYNALFIAQGGKLVQPDSMPYPFVIKTLMPNYREFDDTRHFFSLQKLARELGTTPGKLLSPISLKLKGRDYQIGCLLCEDGWSDNYEITPLSELTNGEKVDFLVNISASPYTLGKNHRRNVVFGKQAEENQAPLFYVNAIGLQNNGKTIYTFDGASTAYNAAGQVVAMTPAYKEKLTLLDFDQLAAMPVQEEEKLTEMAQIHRALKYGVSHFLRNIRMEKVVIGISGGIDSAVAAALYTEILGPDKVLLVNMPSVYNSETTKGLSAQLANNLGCRYMVVPIQHSVDHTIKQLEGTPMTFLQEGTETSLKVSSFVAENIQARDRSARVLAGAAAAFGAGFTCNANKAETTVGYSTLYGDQSGFLAALADLWKHQVYALAYYLNEEVFHKEAIPQGIIDIVPSAELSSAQNVDEGKGDPIKYPYHDYLFRSFVERWQKAAPEDILTWYSEGRLEEELGCEKGLVDKYFPTPAEFIADLERWWNLFTGMAVAKRIQAPPILAVSRRAYGFDHREAQNGPYYTRKYRELKARLLSL; the protein is encoded by the coding sequence GTGCTGAAAATCGCCATGGCCCAGATGGAAGTCATCCCCGGACGTCCTGACCTGAACACCGGGAAAATCCTGCAGATGATGGAAGATGCCCGCCAGGAGGGCACCGACCTTGTGATATTCCCGGAAATGTCTGTCCCCGGCTACCTCCTGGGAGATACCTGGGAACAGAGTTCCTTTCTGGCCGACTGCGAAAGTTACGGAGAAGATATCATCGCCGCCACCAAAGACACGGAGCTTACGATCATCTTTGGCAATATCGCCGTGGACTGGAAAAAGAAGAACAACGACGGCCGGGTGCGGAAATACAATGCTCTCTTCATTGCCCAGGGCGGCAAGCTTGTCCAGCCTGACAGCATGCCCTACCCCTTTGTAATCAAGACCCTGATGCCCAACTACCGTGAGTTTGACGACACCCGCCATTTCTTCAGCCTCCAAAAGCTGGCCCGTGAGCTGGGCACCACCCCGGGCAAGCTGCTGTCTCCCATCAGCCTGAAGCTCAAGGGCAGGGATTACCAGATAGGCTGCCTGCTCTGTGAGGACGGCTGGAGCGACAATTACGAAATCACGCCGCTTTCAGAACTCACCAATGGCGAAAAGGTGGATTTCCTGGTCAATATCTCCGCCTCCCCCTACACCCTGGGCAAGAACCACCGCCGCAATGTAGTCTTCGGCAAGCAGGCGGAAGAAAACCAGGCCCCTCTTTTCTATGTGAACGCCATCGGCCTGCAGAACAACGGCAAGACCATCTATACCTTTGACGGAGCAAGCACCGCCTACAATGCCGCAGGCCAGGTAGTTGCCATGACTCCCGCATACAAAGAAAAACTCACGTTGCTGGATTTCGACCAGCTTGCAGCCATGCCTGTGCAGGAAGAAGAAAAACTCACGGAAATGGCCCAGATTCACCGCGCCCTGAAATACGGCGTCAGCCATTTCCTGCGCAACATCCGCATGGAAAAAGTCGTCATTGGCATTTCCGGCGGCATCGACTCTGCCGTGGCCGCCGCCCTCTACACGGAAATCCTGGGACCTGACAAGGTGCTGCTGGTGAATATGCCCAGCGTCTACAATTCCGAAACCACCAAGGGACTCTCTGCCCAGCTGGCAAATAATCTGGGGTGCCGCTACATGGTAGTCCCCATCCAGCATTCCGTGGATCATACCATAAAACAGCTGGAGGGCACCCCAATGACCTTCCTGCAGGAAGGCACGGAGACCAGCCTGAAAGTTTCCTCCTTCGTAGCCGAAAACATCCAGGCCCGTGACCGCAGCGCCAGAGTCCTGGCAGGAGCTGCAGCAGCTTTCGGGGCAGGCTTCACCTGCAATGCCAACAAGGCGGAGACCACCGTGGGCTACTCCACCCTCTACGGTGACCAGTCCGGCTTCCTGGCAGCTCTGGCCGACCTCTGGAAGCATCAGGTCTACGCTCTGGCTTATTACCTCAATGAGGAAGTCTTCCATAAGGAAGCCATCCCCCAGGGCATCATCGATATCGTGCCCAGTGCGGAGCTCTCCAGTGCCCAGAACGTAGACGAGGGCAAGGGTGATCCTATCAAGTACCCCTACCACGATTATCTCTTCCGCTCCTTCGTAGAACGCTGGCAGAAAGCTGCCCCGGAAGACATACTCACCTGGTACAGCGAAGGACGGCTGGAAGAAGAACTGGGCTGCGAAAAAGGACTGGTGGATAAATACTTCCCCACCCCGGCTGAGTTCATTGCCGACCTTGAACGCTGGTGGAACCTCTTCACCGGCATGGCTGTGGCCAAGCGCATACAGGCTCCCCCCATCCTGGCTGTGAGCCGCCGGGCCTATGGCTTTGACCACCGGGAAGCACAGAACGGACCTTACTATACCCGCAAATACAGGGAACTGAAAGCAAGGCTCTTGTCCTTATAA
- a CDS encoding type II secretion system F family protein codes for MGIFHYRARNNHAELFTGEVTAKDIHAAAMQIRSKGLWVVQLEEEVPRRPWWEKVTAFLMQDISIPGISASLGREEEALFLSQLSSMLQAGLPLPKALCAMGRYGEQESYQKLKKQLEHDVSAGRSLWESMARYPQVFSETVRACVKAGEASGSLGEILQQLSWYLKKSLKARGKLKSALVYPAILLAMMVISISIVAVFVLPTFANLLENLQGELPWSTALMLEAANFLGGWQGKALLLGLMLALVCGVAAMLKEQRCRLRIDRTLLSLPALGRLIVHLEWLQILGTLAVLLKSGIQLAAALKMVRAVPQNSYLRNCLDKIGRKVEQGQTFMDSLTLCQYVPWQVQELIAAGEEAGRLEEMLSESAALCQEQAGQEAERMIALVEPALTLVMGLLLLFLVMAIIMPVLNVMDVLV; via the coding sequence GTGGGGATATTTCATTATCGTGCCAGAAATAATCATGCAGAGCTTTTTACAGGAGAAGTCACTGCCAAAGATATCCATGCGGCGGCTATGCAGATACGGAGCAAGGGCTTGTGGGTGGTTCAGCTTGAAGAGGAGGTGCCCCGGCGTCCCTGGTGGGAAAAAGTGACGGCTTTTCTGATGCAGGACATCAGCATACCTGGGATTTCTGCCAGTTTGGGCAGGGAGGAGGAAGCCCTTTTCCTCAGCCAGCTTTCCTCTATGCTTCAAGCCGGCCTGCCTTTGCCTAAAGCACTTTGTGCCATGGGCAGATATGGGGAGCAGGAATCATATCAGAAACTCAAGAAGCAATTGGAGCATGATGTGTCAGCTGGCAGGAGCCTGTGGGAATCCATGGCCCGCTATCCGCAGGTGTTTTCGGAAACAGTGCGCGCCTGCGTGAAAGCAGGTGAAGCCAGCGGTTCTTTGGGAGAGATACTCCAGCAGCTGTCATGGTACTTGAAGAAAAGTCTCAAGGCCAGGGGAAAGCTGAAGTCAGCTCTTGTATATCCGGCTATCCTGCTTGCCATGATGGTTATCTCAATATCCATTGTGGCAGTGTTTGTCCTGCCTACCTTTGCGAATCTGCTGGAAAACCTTCAGGGGGAATTGCCCTGGTCTACTGCTTTGATGTTGGAAGCTGCGAATTTCCTGGGTGGCTGGCAAGGGAAGGCACTGCTCCTGGGACTGATGCTGGCATTGGTTTGTGGTGTGGCAGCAATGCTTAAGGAACAGCGCTGCCGGCTGCGGATTGACAGGACATTGCTGTCTCTGCCTGCTTTGGGCAGGCTGATTGTGCATTTGGAATGGCTGCAGATCTTGGGAACGCTGGCCGTGCTGTTGAAAAGCGGCATACAACTGGCAGCAGCCTTGAAGATGGTCAGGGCAGTGCCGCAGAATTCATACCTCAGGAACTGCCTGGATAAGATAGGGCGGAAGGTGGAGCAGGGACAGACTTTCATGGACTCCCTGACTCTTTGCCAGTACGTTCCCTGGCAGGTCCAGGAACTCATTGCGGCAGGCGAGGAAGCAGGCCGTTTGGAGGAAATGCTATCAGAGTCAGCGGCCCTCTGCCAGGAACAAGCTGGTCAGGAAGCAGAGAGAATGATAGCTCTGGTTGAGCCGGCGCTGACTCTGGTTATGGGGTTGCTGCTGTTGTTTCTGGTGATGGCAATCATCATGCCGGTTCTGAATGTGATGGATGTGCTGGTATGA
- a CDS encoding PilT/PilU family type 4a pilus ATPase, with protein sequence MCSDADWQGLIGRVIENEASDIHMTVGQRPYMRCQGILSSMDTDPLTERFMSDFCAVILSEAQRERLARDRDIDLSWTYAGRRFRVNAYYQQGFPALAIRLLPERIPSLAELGAPKAWQKLKEVDHGLILVTGRTGSGKTTTLAAFIEELNREKSYHIVTLEDPIEYVFTPRKCFFSQRELGRDFLDFSQALKSALREAPDVILVGEIRDALTMKTAMMAAETGILVLASLHTPSAEETALRVEGLFSLAEQEIVRAEFSEVLAGIVSQQLLPGNGGGRVNASEVLLRDPAVRNIIRQGKYSQLSSVMLSHQQQGMQTKDRALDKLLQDGRISQEIWRRYHC encoded by the coding sequence ATGTGTAGTGATGCAGATTGGCAAGGACTCATAGGCAGAGTCATAGAAAACGAAGCCTCAGATATACACATGACAGTGGGGCAGAGGCCGTATATGCGGTGCCAGGGGATACTGAGTTCCATGGATACTGACCCGCTGACAGAGCGATTCATGTCGGATTTTTGTGCGGTCATCTTAAGCGAGGCTCAGCGGGAACGGCTGGCAAGGGACAGGGACATTGACCTTTCCTGGACCTATGCGGGGCGGCGGTTCCGGGTCAATGCTTACTACCAGCAGGGGTTTCCCGCTCTGGCTATCCGCCTGCTGCCGGAGAGGATTCCGAGCCTGGCGGAGTTGGGGGCGCCGAAGGCCTGGCAGAAGCTGAAGGAAGTGGACCATGGGCTGATTCTGGTGACTGGCAGGACAGGTAGCGGCAAAACAACAACGCTTGCAGCCTTTATTGAGGAGCTGAACCGGGAGAAATCGTATCATATCGTCACCTTGGAAGACCCCATAGAGTACGTTTTCACTCCCAGGAAATGCTTTTTCAGCCAACGTGAGCTGGGCAGAGATTTTCTGGATTTTTCGCAGGCTTTGAAAAGTGCACTGCGGGAAGCACCAGATGTGATATTGGTGGGAGAGATTCGCGATGCCCTGACCATGAAAACAGCTATGATGGCGGCTGAAACAGGCATTTTGGTGCTTGCGTCCCTGCATACGCCCTCTGCGGAGGAAACAGCCCTGAGGGTGGAGGGGCTGTTCTCTTTGGCGGAGCAGGAAATCGTAAGGGCGGAGTTCTCTGAAGTGCTGGCAGGGATAGTCAGTCAGCAGCTCTTGCCGGGGAACGGGGGCGGCAGGGTGAATGCCAGCGAGGTCTTGCTCAGAGATCCTGCGGTCAGGAATATCATCAGGCAAGGCAAATATTCTCAGTTGAGCAGTGTCATGCTCAGCCATCAGCAACAGGGCATGCAGACAAAAGACAGGGCGCTGGATAAGCTGCTGCAGGATGGCCGTATCAGCCAGGAGATTTGGAGAAGATACCATTGCTAA
- a CDS encoding type II toxin-antitoxin system RelB/DinJ family antitoxin: MATVPTQIRIDRDIKEQASALFSGLGLDMSGAVNMFLHQCVLRGGIPFSIEMPRYRQSTLAAMEEARRISRDPSVPSYDSMDELKRALEE; this comes from the coding sequence ATGGCAACTGTACCTACTCAGATACGAATTGACCGTGATATCAAAGAACAAGCCAGTGCTCTTTTCTCTGGCCTGGGACTAGATATGTCCGGTGCCGTGAATATGTTTCTGCACCAGTGCGTCCTTCGTGGAGGCATTCCATTTTCCATCGAAATGCCCCGCTACAGGCAAAGTACCTTGGCTGCTATGGAAGAAGCACGACGCATCTCCCGTGACCCCAGCGTACCTAGCTATGACAGCATGGATGAATTGAAGAGGGCACTTGAAGAATGA